The Staphylococcus carnosus genome has a segment encoding these proteins:
- the cspA gene encoding cold shock protein CspA, producing MKQGTVKWFNAEKGFGFIEVEGENDVFVHFSAINQEGYKSLEEGQAVEFEVVEGDRGPQAANVVKL from the coding sequence ATGAAACAAGGTACAGTTAAATGGTTCAACGCTGAAAAAGGATTCGGTTTTATCGAAGTTGAAGGAGAAAACGACGTATTCGTACACTTCTCAGCAATTAACCAAGAAGGTTACAAATCATTAGAAGAAGGTCAAGCAGTAGAATTTGAAGTAGTTGAAGGCGACCGCGGTCCTCAAGCTGCAAACGTTGTTAAACTATAA